The window AGTAAATAAAGTTCATAAATTTTTAAAAGCATATCTACATTGGCAACAAAATTCTGTTTTTGAGGGAAAAGTAACTAAATCTCAATATAATGAGATTATAGATAAATTAGATAATTTAATTGATGAAGATGAAGATTCAATAATTATTTATAAATTTCCTTACAAATATCTTGATAAAAAAGTTTTAGGGATTGAAAAAAATCCCATTTTATTTAT of the Methanobrevibacter sp. genome contains:
- the cas2 gene encoding CRISPR-associated endonuclease Cas2; its protein translation is MYLVIVYDINVDRVNKVHKFLKAYLHWQQNSVFEGKVTKSQYNEIIDKLDNLIDEDEDSIIIYKFPYKYLDKKVLGIEKNPILFIL